A window of Candidatus Zymogenus saltonus contains these coding sequences:
- the budA gene encoding acetolactate decarboxylase — MRKALSQFALPIFCAVMLSALLPSGCRLDSEEREVIYQISTIDALMEGVYDGEVTFDELKKHGDFAIGTFNALDGEMIGLYGKFYQIKVDGKAYPAAGTMKTPFAVVTFFDADKTVKTATGDDFERLKTAVDDAMPTKNIFYAVKVEGTFKYMKVRSVPRQERPYRKLVEVVKDQAIYEYDDIEGTVVGFWCPDYAKGVNVPGYHFHFISKDGTVGGHVLDCTLGETIAGIDCTSGFFMALPDGGDFFETDLSGGKKTDLEKVEK; from the coding sequence ATGAGAAAAGCCTTATCACAATTTGCGCTGCCCATATTTTGCGCCGTCATGCTGTCTGCACTTTTGCCTTCGGGGTGCCGTCTGGATTCGGAGGAGAGGGAGGTCATATATCAAATATCGACCATCGACGCCCTTATGGAGGGGGTCTACGACGGCGAGGTCACCTTCGACGAGCTTAAAAAGCACGGCGACTTCGCCATCGGGACGTTCAACGCCCTTGACGGCGAGATGATCGGGCTCTACGGGAAATTTTATCAGATCAAGGTGGACGGAAAGGCCTATCCCGCGGCCGGCACCATGAAGACCCCCTTTGCCGTGGTCACGTTCTTCGACGCCGACAAGACGGTAAAGACAGCCACTGGGGACGATTTCGAGCGGCTGAAGACGGCCGTCGATGACGCCATGCCAACAAAGAACATCTTCTACGCCGTGAAGGTCGAGGGGACGTTCAAATACATGAAGGTAAGGAGCGTGCCAAGGCAGGAGAGGCCCTACAGGAAGCTGGTCGAGGTGGTGAAGGATCAGGCGATCTACGAGTACGACGACATTGAGGGGACGGTCGTCGGGTTCTGGTGCCCTGACTACGCAAAGGGGGTTAACGTCCCCGGTTATCACTTTCATTTCATCTCGAAGGACGGGACGGTCGGCGGGCACGTCCTCGACTGCACGCTGGGAGAGACGATCGCCGGGATAGACTGCACGAGCGGGTTTTTCATGGCGCTTCCGGATGGGGGGGATTTTTTTGAGACGGATCTGAGTGGGGGGAAGAAGACCGATCTGGAAAAGGTTGAAAAGTAG